A segment of the uncultured Desulfobulbus sp. genome:
CTGAATTCTACGGACTTTTTACAGAATGGAAAGGGATGTCTGTCAAACCTCTTTTTCTCTCTGAATTTGGGACTGATGCTTTTTTTTCTACCTCCTGGTGGCCAGTGGTAGGCTATGAAGATCAACCAATGCAAGCGGGTTATATCGAGACTCTGTGGCTCGATTTGGCGAACGAATTTTCTGCAAACGATCCTTCGAAAGTCTGTTTGGGAGGCACCGTTTTTGAATGGAACGATGAATGGTGGAAAACAGGAACCGGTAGCCCGTCCGTTCAAGAATTCGATGGCTACGAAACGACATGGAATCCAATAGCTCACCCCGATGGATTCGCAAACGAGGAATGGTTCGGTATCGTAAGCGTAAATCGTGAAAGGCGCATGGGCTACTATTCTCTGCAAAGTCATTTCCGGGGTAGGCAAGCAGTAACGATACCTTCAATTATCTTGCTTTTGTCTGAATAGGGCGTTGCGAATACACTGGAGGACTTGATTAACCCTACAACGCAATTTGTTTCCTGGAATCAGGTTTACTTATCCGCTTCCGTCTGTGAGCAAGGTGTGCTCGATGATTTCGAAGCTGAATCCATTGGATAAGCCAAATTGCTGTTTCAACATTCACTGTTCTCATCGGCAAGATTGCCCGCAGTAGCAGCCTAAGCTGCGATGGCGTAATAGCTGGAGCTTTTTTTTCCCAATCTGATTTTGAGGTGCCAGAGAAAAAAATGCGCAAGTATGATGGCGTCGTAAAAAGTATTTCTATTTAACTGGTTAATTTTCCAGGATTAACGTCTGGATTACCATTGTCATTTTTCTCGCATTCTGTTAATATATTTGCATAATATCAATTAAATGCGAGACGAGATAATGTTTCACGTGAAAAACCACAAACAGCTCAACATCCTCGACCCATGGGCCCATTTGGGACCCAAACGACGCGCCCTCCTGGATAACTCATGGGCAGGTCTTTTTCAGAAGCATATCCTGCCTGAACTCCCGGTGGAGTCCCTGCGCCACCATTATCATGACTACAATGGCCGACCCACCAAGGAACTGTATGCCATGATGGGGGTGATGATCCTCCAGCAAATGCATGATTGTACTGATCAGGAGGCGGTTGAGCAGTTCTGTTTCAATATCCAGTGGCACTATGCCCTCAACATCACCTCGTGCTCCGACGCGGCTGTATACCTCAGCCACAAAACGCTCTGGACCATGCGCGATCACCTGGCCTCGGATGCGAGCTATGCCGAGATATTTGATGCCTCCCTGGGCATCCTGGCCAAGTTGCTCAAGGCCGATATGAATAAGCAGCGCATGGACTCGGTGCATGTCAAATCCAACATGCGCAATCTGGGTCGTATCGGGTTGTTCACCAAAACGATCAAGAAGTTCCTCGTCAACCTGAAGCGACACCACCGGGAACACTTTGATCAACTCGACACGGAGTTGACCCAACGGTATCTGAGCAAATCGCAGGCGTCTTTGTTCGCCATGGTCAAACCCACCGAGTCCACCCGCACCCTTGATCAGTTGGCTGCGGATGTGCTGCTCTTGACCGAGCGTTTTGCCGCCGTGGACGAGGTCAGCACCATGCAGAGCTTCAAACTGCTGAGCCGGTTGTTCGCCGAACAGTGTGTCATCGAGGAAGACACCACCGCCGATTCTGGCAAGAAAGCCGTGGCCCGGCCGAACAAGGAGGTGCCCTCCGATTCACTGCAAAACCCCTCCGATGCGGATGCCGGCTACAGCAGTCATAAAGGCCAAGGGTATCAGGTGCAGTTGGTGGAAAATTACACCACCACCGATGAGCGTGGACCATCCCTGATCACGCAGGTGGCGGTGGAATCCGCGGATCAGCATGATGCCAATGCCCTCCTGCCCGCCTTGGCCCAACTGGAGCAGAAGGCGATGCTGCCGCAGCAAATGCTGGCCGATTCCCTCTACGGCAGCGACAGCAATTGTGAAACGGCCCTGCAGGAGCATCAGGTGGCAGTCATCTCCCCGGTCATGCCGGGCAATCAGAAGAAGTTCAACCTGACCGAATTCACCCTTGATGACCAGGGCAAGGTTCTCACCTGCCCCCAGGTCACGGCACCCGACACGGTGAAGAAATCAAAATCCGGCTACAGCGCACTCTTCCCCATCGCTGTTTGTCAGAACTGCTCCTCGTTTGACCGGTGCCCCGTCTCCATCGGAAAAAAGGGCTATTACTACCGCTACACCGACAAGGATATCCGCCTGGCCCGACGGCGACAGGAAGAAGAAAGCCCGGAGTTCAGGGAGAAGTACCGGTACCGGGCCGGCGTTGAGGCGACCATGTCGGAATTCGACCGGCGCACCGGTGTCAAACATCTCCGGGTTCGTGGCATGAAAGCAGTGCGGTTTGCCGCCTTCATGAAGGCCATCGGCTTGAACATATTGCGGGCCAGCAGGCACTGGGGCGAGAAAACCAGCCCAATGACGTCCTTTTACAGCCTATTTTTTTTCTTTTTGGCTTTCCAAACATATTTCAAAGAACTTTTTCGGGAAGACTTCTCAACAAGAACTCACGAAGGCACAAACTTTCAACCAGTCGCTTCTTTTCGAGCGGATTGGGCGGTTTGACTTTTTACGAGGTCATCAAGTATGCAAGTCAGAATATGATGGTGCCACCCTGGAAATTTCCTCACCTCATATTGATCCATTCCCAGTTCTGTCTTGGTTTCTTCAAAGCATTGCTCTATGGATCACCGCAATCCGCTTAGCCAAATAAATTTTTTCAATTTGGCACTGACTGGTGCATTTGAGATAAAATATGAATACTGTGACTTTTCTTCCAATGTTCTTCGTACTAGCAGCCAAATGGTTTTAAAGGGGAGCCCATGGCGAGCAAGAACAACTCGCCGCTTCGTGAATTCATACTCAATGGGTCCCTTGGCCCCTTCAGAGACCTTTCTTCTGTACCAAAAATAGTCGTTGATACCACTGGCGAGCGTTTTGAAAGAGGTTGGCTCTTTGGTGCTGTCCATCAGGACCTTTTTGGTCTGGGGTTTGCCCTTATATTTGTATTCTTTCTTGACAACCGACGGATTTTTCGGCCAGCCAAGTAAAAACGGCATAGTGAAAATTTTGGGGAACATGAAGATGTTGTTGCATCTCTTTGTTGATATTTTTTGAATAATAGTGCTTTGTTGCAATCCGCATGTGCGGCTATAGTTTTAATAGGTAAAATTACCTACTGAGAAGATTGCTCACGGCATCAAGTGGTTGTTCAATCTTTTTTGGGAAATGAATTTTGATGGCGTCGTAAAAAGTCAAAACGCTGAAATGCACCCATCGTGAAATCAGCATGTTACGAAGCTCGAAACGTCGTTCTCGAGGCTTTTTACGAGAACGACAATTTTTTTATTGCATAGGAGGGGGCATGGAAGCCATCCATGGAGGATTTTCCAATTTTTTTTGCCCGGAATGCGGAAATCAGACTTTCAAGAGCGAAAAGCTATTGAAAGAGATAAAGGATCTTGTGGGAGCGAAATGTCTAGTCTGTGGACGTAAGGTTGATGAAAATGATATCAAATTTGAAGGCCACCTTGAGCAAGAAAAAGAAAGCGGATATCTTGAAAAAAAGGCATGAATCTTTGATATCCTCACAAAAAACGATACCCAAAAGTGCCCAGGCATGGTGACAACCACCGTAGGGAAAAAGATACCCGGCTGTGTTATCTCCAAAAAACATTACGCCATAACTCTCTCTCGCAATCCCTGAAGATATTTCTGCAGGTTCAGGCCATTTTGGAAAGCAAAGCGCAATGCCTGGAATACCTCACGGGGGTCAATGCAATGTTCCCGCTTGATCTCAAGAACTAGCTGACGCAGTTCCTGATCATTATAGAAACCGATCTCGGTCAAAACTTGCTGTTCTTGTGCGGTGAACTGTTCGAAATTTTCGTTCATATGCTCGCCTCCATGGATAGATGGATGATCTACTCTCAAATCGTACATCTCCCCCCACCATCACGTCAAGTTACAAAATAATTAAAAAACAGTTAGTTATCTTCGGAGCGGGTGACTTTTGCATGGAAAAATGGAAAAGCGTTGACCGAAGAGGTGGAGGGGAGGAACAACATTATCGATCACGTTATCCCTGGTGGAGCATTGAATTGAGGCTTACGGCCCCTTGTGCACAAAGAAAGAAGTCACGCCAGGGGCAGGCCCTGAAACTGTGCACCGATTCGTTGTTCGCGCGAATTGCGAATACAAATCTCCCTCAGGATCATTTCGCCGTCTTCTGTGCGGTACTTGATCTTAATGTGAAGCCCCTTTATCAACAGCAGTGAATCTCTTTTTGTACAGAGAAAGCTAATACCGTTCAGCGAGCAATCGCTAAGAAAGACGGGAATTGTATAATTTTGCGGGAAAATGAGTGTTCCCAGACGGCAGATGGGTTCTCTGGGGTGGGAACGACGATCTAGATGAATAAAGGTGGACGTGCCACACTGGCAACGAACCAATTTTTCATTGATTCCAAAAGGGACAGATATGTACCAGTGTCGCTCGCATGTGCGGCAAACAACTCGTGCCCGACCATTGATAACCTTGCAGGTCGTCATCTTGCGGGGAGCATTTCGTTGATCCTCTTTAAAAGATCGGGAGGTGGAACGGACCATTGTCAGGTTAGGGGTTGATATTTTTTTGCATCGATGCATTGCCCCATGCCAGTGTCTGTACGCAGAAAAGGTGATGACATCCAGGCCAGTACAACAGGCTGTCGATCAAAGGATAAGTTCCGTTTTTCCCTCTTGTCATTTTCATGAAAAGCTCTGAGGGTGACGTTTCGAACTTCATAATATGCTGACTTCACGATACGTGATTCCCTGGTTGCTGACTTTCGTCGAGGACATCGGCGTTTGCACAGTTGATATTTCATGATTACCGCTGAAAAGCAGTTGAAGGTTTCCATGTTGGGAGTCGTCACATTCGTTCGGAATGACATCGAGTTGGAGGCTCTGTCACGGCATATTGCCCCACCTGGGTGTCATCTCGAACCCATGCGAGAGATCTCGTATTTTCAAGCTGAACCTTAATGGTAATCATACATTATTTTGCATCAGTTCTTCTTCAAATACAAAATGGGATTTCAAATATTGGGTTAAATTCTCCCCCAAAAACAAACAATGCCAGATCTCGGGGTGGGATATCATAGACAAAATGTGCAGAGAGAGTTCCCCAACTGGATAACCCTTTGGTGATATTCATGGATTTTTTCTATTCTCTATGGAATAATTTTTTCTCCAATCTCTTGAATTCCTGTTCTTTTGTGCGATGAGGCGAAAGGCGCTCAGCCATCAGCCAATCGAATGCTGGCGATGTGCGCGCGGGGCTACCTAAGCATACATGGGTAAATTTACCTATAGAAAAAATGGAGGGATTCGAGGAAGCGCGCACATTTTCGCACGGTGGGGAGTGGATCTTCAGCGGATGTATTCCGGGAGAGGAAGTGAGTCAATCCTGTGGTGAAGAGCTTGCATTACACCGAGAACGAGTTAAGTTGGCTGGTGGGAATGCAAACTGTGACGGTAAGCGGTTGAAAGAAGACTGATTTGTTGCAAAACACCCTGTTTGTGCGCCATGGGGTTCTTTCGCTTGCGCCGCCATTGAAAACGAGACAATTAATTGAGCCCGCTTGCGGGAAGGAGGCAAGTATGCCTGAATTTGGAGCTCCATTTGCCGGCCTGGCCAACGGAAAAAAATTGACAGATGCAGAGTTGGTGCGGGCCATTCGTTTTATGGTTGCCGCCGAGTACGAGGCTATTCAGCTCTATATGCAGTTGGCGGAGTCGACCGACAACGAACTGGCTATCAATGTGTTGAAGGATATCGCCGATGAGGAAAGGGTCCACGCCGGTGAGTTTTTGCGCCTTCTCTATGAGTTGGCACCCGATGAGGCCAATCTGTATGCCGAGGGTGCCGAAGAGGTGGAAGAAGAAATCGCCAAGATGGCCAAGAAATAATTTCTGGACAGGGGAAAGGTGAAAAGAGTGCCGCTGATTGTTGGAGGAAAAAGATGCTGGAGGACGGCTTCAGTCCTTTATTCGATAGTTCCGGCGCTGCTTCTTTGCCTTTCACTGTTTGTCCCCAAGACCTTGGCCGCGAGTGCTGTTCCCTACCGTGGGTTGACCCCAGGTATTTCCACCCTTCAGGACACGCTACGTCTGTTGGGCAAACCGGTGGCCAAGGTCTACAGTGATGACCGTATTGTCTGTAAATACCGATCTGTTCAGGTCAGTATTCCCAAAAAAAGCGGAAAGGTGCAGTATATCCTCATCTTTGATACCGAATTCCGCGATGTGAACGGATTTCGCCTGGGATCCAGTTACTCCGAAATTCGCAAGAAGTTGAACAACGACGGGGCCGGGAACTCGATTGTCGATTTGAACAAGGGAATCGGATACATCTTTGATGCCACCGGTCGAGTCGAACAGATCGTCTACGGCATTGTCCGCTAACCAGGTTCTCTTTGTCGGTCGCTCCGCTTTCCGCACAGGCGTTAGTCGTTATCCTGCAATGTTCGGGGAGCAGCCGACCAGGTATTTACCTTCTCTGTACGAGTGAAATATTTTCAAGAGGAGTGCGGGAGTGAACGTCATCCAGGAACAGCTTCGGCTGGTCAAGAATATAGCCGACCAGACCTGTTTTGGTTGTGGTGCCAATAATCCCATTGGCCTGAAAATGCAGTTTAAAACCGATGAGGAAAAGATCTACTCCTTTGTCACCGTGCCCAAAACCATGGCTGGCTGGGATACCACCGTGCATGGCGGTATCCTCTCGACGATTTTGGATGAGATGATGGGCTGGTCGGTGATTTATTTGTTGGGGAAGATCGGGGTTACCAAATCCATGAACGTGGAATTTCTCAAACCCGTACCTGCGGAAACACCGTTGACCGCTGTCGGTTTCATCCAGGAGGTCGTTTCCGAGCGGCAGGTCGTGGTTACCGGTGAAATATACAATCAGGATTCGGTGCTCAGCGTACGAGCCACCGGGATTTTTGCGGCGATGACCTCCCAAGCGGCGGTTCGACTCGGGGTGATGAGCAGTGCCTATATGGAACGATTTCAACCCTTGCTTACTCAGAAAAATCAAATTGATGTCTAGAATATAGTATATAGCCGCAATGCCGGAAGCAAAAAACGCCACTGATCCAATGGATCGAGTGGCGCTTTTGTTTGGGGTGTATGGTGGGGAGGGGCAATTGGCGCTGATTGCGCTCGATTATCCCTGCACCAGCGATATGGCGGCCCGGGCAATCCCTTCGGCATCGATGCCTGCATTGTGCCACAGGATCGATTGCGACCCGTGTTCGATGAAGTTGTCGCCATAACCAAGCATGATCAGCGGAAGCTGCAACCCGTTTTGCTGGAGAAGTTCGAGCACCGCACTGCCAAAACCGCCCTGAATGGCGTTGTCCTCTATGGTGAGGACCTTGCCGGTTTGCGCGGCAAGATCACAGATCAGGCTGGTGTCCAACGGCTTGAGAAAACGAGGATTGATCACCGCCGCACTGATGCCCTGCGCCTCGAGCCGTTCCGCCGCCTGGAGCGCGGGGGCGACCCGGTTGCCGATGGGCAACAGGAGAAGGTCTGTTCCGGGGCGAAGGAGTTCGCCCTCGCCGAGATGAAAACCCGTAAAATCAGGATCGAGCGGAATGCCTTCACCGCTGCCCCGGGGATAGCGGACCACGGTCGGGCCGTTGTGGTGCAGGCAGAACGAGAGCATGTGCTGCAACTCGTTTTCGTCCTTGGGCGCGAGGATGGTCAGATTGGGGATGTAACGGAGAAAGGAGAGGTCGAACACGCCGTGATGGGTCGGGCCATCCGCACCGACCACGCCGCTTCTGTCAAGCGCGATGGTCACCGGCAGGTTGGGCAGGCAGACGTCATGGATGAGCTGATCAAGGCAGCGTTGCATGAACGAAGAGTAAACTGCAAAAAACGGGCGCAGTCCTTCAAGCGCAAGGCCGGCGGCAAAGGTCACCGCATGCTGCTCGGCAATGCCCACATCAAAAAAACGATCCGGGAATTCTGCCGCAAAGGAGGCCAGCCCGGTGCCGGCGGGCATGGCGGCGGTGATGGCAACCACCCGCTTGTCCTTGCGGGCCAGGCGGGAAATGGTTTGACCGAACACCTTGGTGTAGGAGATTGGGGCCGCCTTGTTTTTTCTTTGCTCTCCGGTGGCAACGTCAAAAGGGCCGACACCATGAAAATCCCCGGGATTGTTCTCCGCCGGTGCATATCCCTTGCCCTTGGTGGTGATCACATGGACCAGGACCGGGCCGTGGTTGTGGTCGCGGACGTTTTCCAGGGTAGCGATCAGGTCTTCCAGTTCATGGCCGGGAATCGGGCCCACGTACTTGAACTTGAGTGCTTCAAACAGCATTCCCGGGGTGAAAAAGCCCTTGAGGCTCTCCTCGCTCTTGCGCAGCACGGTGAGGATGTTTTCTCCCACCGAGGAGAGGGCCATCAGCCGATCCTCGATATGATCGCGCAGGCGGCGGATGGTTCGGCCGGTCATCTTGCGGCTGAGGAAGCTGGAGAGCGCGCCGACATTTTTTGAGATCGACATCTCGTTGTCGTTGAGGATCACCACCAGGTTCTTGCCCAGATCGCCGGCATGGTTGAGCCCCTCAAAGGCCATGCCTGCGGTCATGGAGCCGTCACCGATGATGGCCACCACCTTGGCGGGATCCTTTTGCATGCATTTGGCCGTGGCCATGCCCAGGCCGTAGGAGATCGAGGTCGAACTGTGGCCGGCCTCGACCGTATCGTAGGGGCTTTCACCGCGTTTGGGAAAGCCGCTCATGCCCTTGTACTGGCGTAGGGTGGCAAATTGTTCCCTGCGGCCGGTGAGGAGCTTGTGGGCGTATGCCTGGTGGCCCACGTCCCACACCAGCCGATCCCTGGGGGTATCGAAGACGTAGTGCAGGGCGATGCTCAGCTCAACGACCCCGAGGCTGGGAGCGAGATGTCCACCGGTTTGGGAGACGGTGGTGATGATGGTTTCCCGCAGCTCCTGGGCCAGCTGTGCCATCTCCGGCAGGCTGAGACGACGCAGATTGCGGGGCGAGTTAATGGTATCCAGCAGGGAAGAGGATTGGTCTGTCAGGGAATCCACAATCAGCATAACTATTTCTTACGATCAACAATGTAATGGGCCAATGCCCGTAACGGCTCTGCCTGGGCATCAAAAATCTCCAGCGCGGTGATGGCTTCCAACACCGCCTCCCGGGCCATGGTCCGCGAGGTTTCCAGGCCAAAAAGGGAAGGGTAGGTCACCTTGTCGGATTTGGCATCGCTCCCGGCCGGCTTACCGAGTTCCTCGGTGGTGGCCTCGACGTCGAGCAGGTCATCGACAATCTGAAAGGCCAGGCCGATGCTGTTGCCGTAGGTGCGGAGGGCCGCTTCCTGCTCCGAGGTCGCGCCGGCGACCATGGCACCGCTGAGCACCGAAGCGGTGATCAGGGCTCCGGTTTTGCTGCGGTGGATGGAGCGCAAGGTCTCATACCCTACCTGCTTACCCTCGTAGATCATGTCCAGGGACTGGCCACCCACCATGCCCAATGGACCTGCTGCGCGGGCGATGGTCTGAATGATGCGGATGCGGGTATGGTCGGCAATGGATTGAGAGGCCTCACTGCTCAAGAGGTCAAAGGCATAGGTCAGGAGTCCGTCGCCGGCAAGAATGGCCCCTGCTTCACCGAAGATGGTATGATTGGTCGGTTTGCCGCGCCGAAGATCATCGTCATCCATGGCCGGGAGATCGTCATGTATCAGTGAGTAGGTATGGATGCATTCCAGGGCGCAGGCTACGGAAAGTGCCTGCTTGCGGACCGTTTCGCTGCTGTTGACCGCTTCGGCACCGGCCAGGCAGAGAATCGGGCGAAGACGCTTGCCGCCGACAAAAAGACTGTAGCGCATCGATTCGATATGCTCGCTGAACTCCCCGGCAGGTGCCAGCATCAAACCGGCAAGGCGGTCTTCCACCCGTTGCC
Coding sequences within it:
- a CDS encoding PaaI family thioesterase; the protein is MNVIQEQLRLVKNIADQTCFGCGANNPIGLKMQFKTDEEKIYSFVTVPKTMAGWDTTVHGGILSTILDEMMGWSVIYLLGKIGVTKSMNVEFLKPVPAETPLTAVGFIQEVVSERQVVVTGEIYNQDSVLSVRATGIFAAMTSQAAVRLGVMSSAYMERFQPLLTQKNQIDV
- a CDS encoding farnesyl diphosphate synthase; the protein is MEIKTYLNDQRQRVEDRLAGLMLAPAGEFSEHIESMRYSLFVGGKRLRPILCLAGAEAVNSSETVRKQALSVACALECIHTYSLIHDDLPAMDDDDLRRGKPTNHTIFGEAGAILAGDGLLTYAFDLLSSEASQSIADHTRIRIIQTIARAAGPLGMVGGQSLDMIYEGKQVGYETLRSIHRSKTGALITASVLSGAMVAGATSEQEAALRTYGNSIGLAFQIVDDLLDVEATTEELGKPAGSDAKSDKVTYPSLFGLETSRTMAREAVLEAITALEIFDAQAEPLRALAHYIVDRKK
- a CDS encoding transposase, encoding MFHVKNHKQLNILDPWAHLGPKRRALLDNSWAGLFQKHILPELPVESLRHHYHDYNGRPTKELYAMMGVMILQQMHDCTDQEAVEQFCFNIQWHYALNITSCSDAAVYLSHKTLWTMRDHLASDASYAEIFDASLGILAKLLKADMNKQRMDSVHVKSNMRNLGRIGLFTKTIKKFLVNLKRHHREHFDQLDTELTQRYLSKSQASLFAMVKPTESTRTLDQLAADVLLLTERFAAVDEVSTMQSFKLLSRLFAEQCVIEEDTTADSGKKAVARPNKEVPSDSLQNPSDADAGYSSHKGQGYQVQLVENYTTTDERGPSLITQVAVESADQHDANALLPALAQLEQKAMLPQQMLADSLYGSDSNCETALQEHQVAVISPVMPGNQKKFNLTEFTLDDQGKVLTCPQVTAPDTVKKSKSGYSALFPIAVCQNCSSFDRCPVSIGKKGYYYRYTDKDIRLARRRQEEESPEFREKYRYRAGVEATMSEFDRRTGVKHLRVRGMKAVRFAAFMKAIGLNILRASRHWGEKTSPMTSFYSLFFFFLAFQTYFKELFREDFSTRTHEGTNFQPVASFRADWAV
- the dxs gene encoding 1-deoxy-D-xylulose-5-phosphate synthase, which produces MLIVDSLTDQSSSLLDTINSPRNLRRLSLPEMAQLAQELRETIITTVSQTGGHLAPSLGVVELSIALHYVFDTPRDRLVWDVGHQAYAHKLLTGRREQFATLRQYKGMSGFPKRGESPYDTVEAGHSSTSISYGLGMATAKCMQKDPAKVVAIIGDGSMTAGMAFEGLNHAGDLGKNLVVILNDNEMSISKNVGALSSFLSRKMTGRTIRRLRDHIEDRLMALSSVGENILTVLRKSEESLKGFFTPGMLFEALKFKYVGPIPGHELEDLIATLENVRDHNHGPVLVHVITTKGKGYAPAENNPGDFHGVGPFDVATGEQRKNKAAPISYTKVFGQTISRLARKDKRVVAITAAMPAGTGLASFAAEFPDRFFDVGIAEQHAVTFAAGLALEGLRPFFAVYSSFMQRCLDQLIHDVCLPNLPVTIALDRSGVVGADGPTHHGVFDLSFLRYIPNLTILAPKDENELQHMLSFCLHHNGPTVVRYPRGSGEGIPLDPDFTGFHLGEGELLRPGTDLLLLPIGNRVAPALQAAERLEAQGISAAVINPRFLKPLDTSLICDLAAQTGKVLTIEDNAIQGGFGSAVLELLQQNGLQLPLIMLGYGDNFIEHGSQSILWHNAGIDAEGIARAAISLVQG
- a CDS encoding ferritin family protein, which encodes MPEFGAPFAGLANGKKLTDAELVRAIRFMVAAEYEAIQLYMQLAESTDNELAINVLKDIADEERVHAGEFLRLLYELAPDEANLYAEGAEEVEEEIAKMAKK